The proteins below come from a single Triplophysa rosa linkage group LG12, Trosa_1v2, whole genome shotgun sequence genomic window:
- the LOC130563183 gene encoding polyunsaturated fatty acid lipoxygenase ALOX8-like gives MPSVAALGPNLTHIRQSPGSNVHYLKGFTERGTSWNSLQELETFFLFNGRENTVAKYVQAHWKEDAFFGYQCLNGSNPLCVKQIRSLPPNFAVTSKMVRFFLPEGSSLKREMEKGRVYLLDYEILDQLPDNTVNGKQTYLTAPLCLLHYNQNEELKPIAIQLQQSPGPQNPVFLPSDSAADWLLAKIWVHNSDFLVHQLLSHLLRTHLVGEVCCTATLRHLPEIHPLYQLLMPHIQTTLQINIQARATLLAKNGVFDKSMSWSLEAVKLLLARGTQRLRYSSMCVPDDLRCRGLDTLPICYYAQDAIRVWDALHRFVEGWSSLYYCNDEDVQQDCELQNWIREIFMEGFLGLIHIGIPQSFQTTAEMCKFVTMVIFSCSALHSAVNFSQMDYNLWILNSPAAMVRPPPQTKGQISVDELLSFLPGVNSSCHVLSVLSLLSHRAIDYVPLCHYKEWYFRSGATLSTPLLLIV, from the exons ATGCCCAGTGTGGCAGCTCTAGGTCCCAACCTGACTCACATTCGTCAAAG TCCAGGCAGCAATGTGCACTATCTAAAAGGTTTTACTGAAAGAGGAACATCTTGGAATAGTCTACAAGAACTTGAGACATTCTTCCTGTTCAACGGAAGAGAGAACACAGTTGCGA AATATGTTCAGGCCCATTGGAAAGAGGATGCATTCTTTGGGTATCAATGCCTCAATGGCTCCAATCCGCTGTGTGTCAAGCAGATCCGCAGCCTGCCACCCAACTTCGCTGTCACTTCAAAGATggtcagattttttttgccGGAGGGGTCTTCCCTGAAGCGTGAGATGGAG AAAGGACGTGTTTATCTTCTGGATTATGAGATTCTGGATCAGTTGCCTGACAATACTGTCAATGGCAAGCAGACGTACTTGACTGCTCCTTTATGTCTGCTGCATTACAACCAAAATGAAGAACTAAAGCCAATTGCCATACAG CTTCAACAGTCTCCTGGTCCACAGAACCCTGTTTTCTTGCCTTCTGATTCTGCAGCGGATTGGTTGTTAGCAAAGATATGGGTGCATAATTCAGATTTTTTAGTCCATCAGCTGCTTTCCCACCTGTTGCGCACTCATCTTGTAGGAGAGGTGTGTTGTACAGCCACGCTCAGACATCTACCGGAGATTCATCCTCTGTACCag ctcCTCATGCCACATATACAAACTACCCTTCAGATCAACATTCAAGCTAGAGCAACCCTTCTGGCCAAAAATGGTGTTTTTGACAAG TCTATGTCTTGGAGTCTGGAGGCAGTAAAGCTGCTGCTTGCTCGAGGAACTCAGCGTCTGCGCTATAGCTCGATGTGTGTGCCAGATGACCTGAGATGCCGTGGACTGGATACACTCCCCATCTGCTATTACGCACAAGATGCTATCAGGGTGTGGGATGCTCTACATAG GTTTGTTGAGGGCTGGAGTAGTTTGTATTACTGTAATGATGAGGACGTCCAGCAGGACTGTGAGCTGCAGAACTGGATTAGAGAGATCTTCATGGAGGGATTCCTCGGTCTTATTCACATAG GAATCCCACAGTCATTTCAGACTACTGCTGAAATGTGTAAATTTGTCACCATGGTGATCTTCTCCTGCTCAGCGCTTCACTCAGCTGTCAACTTCTCTCAG ATGGATTACAACCTTTGGATACTGAATAGTCCAGCAGCCATGGTACGCCCtcctcctcagaccaaaggccAAATATCAGTGGATGAGCTTCTCTCCTTTCTTCCAGGAGTGAATTCCTCTTGTCATGTACTAAGTGTCTTGAGTCTGCTGTCACATCGTGCCATTGACTAT GTGCCCCTGTGCCACTATAAGGAGTGGTACTTCCGCAGTGGCGCCACCCTCAG TACACCTCTCCTTCTGATCGTATAG
- the scg3 gene encoding secretogranin-3 isoform X2 encodes MASKRTGLMVVVQFLAVIIAHISAFPTPDDKSVYNRELTEEKPLEQQIAEADSIRKTDPKPTAPAEAESKSENDDITFLKSLAEKSKESNNETPVSDSVDDESDSTKNRRLADDYDSTKNGMDYKYQDDPESFRQLDGTPLTAQDIVQKIANKIYEEDDRGVFDRIVSKLLKLGLITDSQAETLEYEVAEALQDLITKNAKDNMIGELSMDYPVNTATEDNMDEEDRPSRRYDEEDEGGDDDDEEPEEESKDDTVRADDSWDTVSDGNDRNELNPEDGLQDLQYFPNFYRLLKSLDTDQDREERETLITIMKTLIDFVKMMVKYGTITPEEGVSYLENLDAMIALQTKNKLGKSLVPLSVAPPTEKAADDDDNTKTEAAKMQKEYESLKDSTKDVQQTAAEISHPGRSESYLEAIRKNIEWLKKHNKDGNKDDYDLSKLRDFMDQQVDAYIDKGILEKDEGDIIKRIYGSL; translated from the exons ATGGCGTCAAAACGCACAGGGCTGATGGTCGTGGTTCAATTTCTGGCTGTAATAATAGCGCACATCTCCGCGTTTCCCACACCTGACG ATAAGAGTGTGTACAACCGAGAGCTGACAGAAGAGAAACCATTAGAGCAGCAG ATTGCAGAAGCTGACAGCATCAGGAAGACAG ACCCCAAGCCAACGGCACCAGCAGAGGCGGAGTCAAAGTCAGAGAACGATGACATCACTTTCCTAAAGTCTCTGGCTGAGAAGTCCAAAGAGTCAAACAATGAGACTCCTGTGTCCGATTCTGTGGATGATGAGTCTGACTCCACTAAAAACAGAAGACTGGCTGATGACTATGACTCTACCAAGAATGGAATGGACTACAAATACCAAG atgaTCCTGAGAGCTTTCGCCAGCTGGATGGGACGCCCCTGACAGCTCAGGACATCGTCCAGAAAATCGCTAACAAAATCTACGAAGAGGACGATAGAGGAGTGTTTGACAGGATTGTTTCGAAACTCCTCAAGCTGGGCCTA ATCACAGACAGTCAGGCAGAGACGCTGGAGTACGAGGTTGCAGAAGCCCTGCAAGATCTGATTACCAAAAACGCCAAAGACAACATGATTGGAGAGCTGAGTATGGACTACCCCGTTAACACAGCAACTGAAGACAATATG GATGAGGAAGATAGACCCAGCCGGCGGTATGATGAAGAGGATGAGGGTGGTGATGATGACGACGAAGAGCCGGAGGAGGAGAGCAAAGATGACACAGTAAGAGCTGATGACTCATGGGACACTGTGAGTGACGGAAATGACAGGAATGAACTCAACCCTGAGGATGGACTGCAGGACCTTCAGTACTTCCCCAACTTCTACAGACTGCTCAAGAGTCTCGACACAg ATCAGGatcgagaggagagagagaccctCATCACCATCATGAAGACTTTGATTGACTTTGTGAAGATGATGGTGAAATACGGCACCATCACACCCGAAGAAGGAGTTTCTTATCTTG AAAACCTGGACGCTATGATCGCCCTGCAGACCAAGAACAAGTTGGGCAAATCTCTGGTTCCGCTCAGTGTTGCGCCCCCTACAG AGAAAGCAGCGGATGATGATGACAACACCAAAACAGAGGCTGCCAAAATGCAGAAAGAGTATGAGTCCCTGAAAGACTCAACCAAAGATGTGCAGCAGACTGCAGCAGAGATCA GTCATCCTGGTAGATCTGAGAGCTATCTGGAGGCAATCCGCAAGAACATTGAATGGCTGAAGAAACACAACAAGGACGGCAACAAAGACG
- the scg3 gene encoding secretogranin-3 isoform X1: protein MASKRTGLMVVVQFLAVIIAHISAFPTPDDKSVYNRELTEEKPLEQQIAEADSIRKTDPKPTAPAEAESKSENDDITFLKSLAEKSKESNNETPVSDSVDDESDSTKNRRLADDYDSTKNGMDYKYQDDPESFRQLDGTPLTAQDIVQKIANKIYEEDDRGVFDRIVSKLLKLGLITDSQAETLEYEVAEALQDLITKNAKDNMIGELSMDYPVNTATEDNMDEEDRPSRRYDEEDEGGDDDDEEPEEESKDDTVRADDSWDTVSDGNDRNELNPEDGLQDLQYFPNFYRLLKSLDTDQDREERETLITIMKTLIDFVKMMVKYGTITPEEGVSYLENLDAMIALQTKNKLGKSLVPLSVAPPTEKAADDDDNTKTEAAKMQKEYESLKDSTKDVQQTAAEISEYGHPGRSESYLEAIRKNIEWLKKHNKDGNKDDYDLSKLRDFMDQQVDAYIDKGILEKDEGDIIKRIYGSL, encoded by the exons ATGGCGTCAAAACGCACAGGGCTGATGGTCGTGGTTCAATTTCTGGCTGTAATAATAGCGCACATCTCCGCGTTTCCCACACCTGACG ATAAGAGTGTGTACAACCGAGAGCTGACAGAAGAGAAACCATTAGAGCAGCAG ATTGCAGAAGCTGACAGCATCAGGAAGACAG ACCCCAAGCCAACGGCACCAGCAGAGGCGGAGTCAAAGTCAGAGAACGATGACATCACTTTCCTAAAGTCTCTGGCTGAGAAGTCCAAAGAGTCAAACAATGAGACTCCTGTGTCCGATTCTGTGGATGATGAGTCTGACTCCACTAAAAACAGAAGACTGGCTGATGACTATGACTCTACCAAGAATGGAATGGACTACAAATACCAAG atgaTCCTGAGAGCTTTCGCCAGCTGGATGGGACGCCCCTGACAGCTCAGGACATCGTCCAGAAAATCGCTAACAAAATCTACGAAGAGGACGATAGAGGAGTGTTTGACAGGATTGTTTCGAAACTCCTCAAGCTGGGCCTA ATCACAGACAGTCAGGCAGAGACGCTGGAGTACGAGGTTGCAGAAGCCCTGCAAGATCTGATTACCAAAAACGCCAAAGACAACATGATTGGAGAGCTGAGTATGGACTACCCCGTTAACACAGCAACTGAAGACAATATG GATGAGGAAGATAGACCCAGCCGGCGGTATGATGAAGAGGATGAGGGTGGTGATGATGACGACGAAGAGCCGGAGGAGGAGAGCAAAGATGACACAGTAAGAGCTGATGACTCATGGGACACTGTGAGTGACGGAAATGACAGGAATGAACTCAACCCTGAGGATGGACTGCAGGACCTTCAGTACTTCCCCAACTTCTACAGACTGCTCAAGAGTCTCGACACAg ATCAGGatcgagaggagagagagaccctCATCACCATCATGAAGACTTTGATTGACTTTGTGAAGATGATGGTGAAATACGGCACCATCACACCCGAAGAAGGAGTTTCTTATCTTG AAAACCTGGACGCTATGATCGCCCTGCAGACCAAGAACAAGTTGGGCAAATCTCTGGTTCCGCTCAGTGTTGCGCCCCCTACAG AGAAAGCAGCGGATGATGATGACAACACCAAAACAGAGGCTGCCAAAATGCAGAAAGAGTATGAGTCCCTGAAAGACTCAACCAAAGATGTGCAGCAGACTGCAGCAGAGATCAGTGAGTACG GTCATCCTGGTAGATCTGAGAGCTATCTGGAGGCAATCCGCAAGAACATTGAATGGCTGAAGAAACACAACAAGGACGGCAACAAAGACG